The segment ttcttttatataaatataaatatatgtatatgtatatatatatatatataataagataataaaaaaattaatatatatcagATTTTCAGTATCAATTGTAGATCTGTAAAATAAGCcataacaataatattgttatatatatatatatatatatatgtatgtatatattatatttagatattacattacattatattatagatatattatattatattatattatattattttatttttgatttgatttaatttaatttgatttttttttttttttattttatttttattttcatttttttatttttaagaaaTGGTGCAAGATAACAAGAGTCgtcttttaattttaaacgatgtaaagaattattataacaaaatatttacaaGCGAGGTACTCATATCTTTacaaaaagatataaaGTTAGAAGATTTAATGTTCTCGTATAATTACTATTCTCATTTAATTTACGAGAATTATAATGTTGATGAGGTATATGTAATTCCAAGTGACTATTTAAATAGCGATGATGATTTggattataatattaatgataatgatgagTTAAAGTGTTTTTTATTAAGAGAAGAAGAACGTATGAATAAGAGAAAGGCAAATTATAGGTACAGCAATGATGAGatgataaattattttgaCCCTTTAACCAGTGAAGAAGAatttgaagaaaaaattgaaaaaacgtttgaatttttaaacaatttattattatcaataGATGTGGGtaataatgatatgaataataatcatcTTGATGGATCTAATTCATCGAATAAATTACATTTAATTAAtcaaatatgtattaatttaaatgttagaaaagaagatgataatatttacaaaCTTTGTAATATAGAAGTTGATAGGAGTCAAATAAATCAAATTACCTTAATTATTATtgcatatataattacttCTATCTTTAAATTAAGTATGGGTAGgaaattaattttttcgaataaaaatatcaaCAATATGTTATTTAGATCTTTAcatttacaaaatatttatatacaaatatatacaatgaaaaatttaaaaaaatatattgtagAAGATGGAGAATTATGTGATATTATACATTTGAAAATGATCAAGGTGTGTCTTTTTAGTAAATCATTATGTTCATTTAATAGGGCtaatcatattttattactCTTGCTtagagaaaaaaagaattattgtcatgatatatttgatttttattttttgagAAAACTTAAGCATTCTTTAGAACATTCAGATAATATTGAACGATTAAGATTGTTAGATTTTATAACTGATTGTATAAATGTTACTAACGATGAGAACGTGTGTAATTTATTCAAGTTGAAAGTAGAGTCTTCACAATATAAAACAGCGTTTAGCAAAAATGAGAATAcaaatgtaaataataataataataataataataataataataataataatagtaatagtaataataataatggtaTTAATATTGATATTTCCCAACTATATAATGCAGATATACAGTTAAAAGTAGATAAGCAATTTAACGGAGATTATGATGAATCTAATGATGAACACATTTACACggataatataattttttctcaAGTACATGGTTTAAAGgatattatgaataaacataattataaaataaaagatatatatctaatgattagaattaatttatataaatatttacatatgATTTACCTAAAAgatgatttattattaaaaataaatgtattagAAATATTTTCCAAGTTAATTCAGAATATTCAATATTGTGATGGATTACATATGGAAAGCTGCTACTTTTTACATAATgttttatatgatttaaaagaaaaagatgattatatattacatttaaGTATTATAAATTCTTTAATATCATATTCATCTATGAATGAATCTGTATTACATTATCTTATAAATTCACattcaaatattttaataaaaacaattcttcaatatatagataataaagAAAGTGATGTTGAAAAACTAATTGTTGGAATTAGAGCATTTGgatttttcttttcatataaaGAATCTTCTAATCTTCTTTtgaatttaaataaaaatgcTCATTTGGTTGTTATTAATCATATAAGTACTCATTCTAATACAAATGTATTATTACattcaataaatatatggttaaaaattttaatatctAAGCCTATGGATGATATATggtttaaaaatattattcattcAATTCTCCTGGAAAAAGTTATTCtcatattaaaagaaattgatgataacaatatacaaaccaatatttttaaattacTACATTTAATGATACCTTATGATATTGTTACTACTATTTTAAATGAACAGTGGATCATTAAAAGTTTACATGATGAATTTGAAAATAAAGCGTATGACCTAAAAATTAGTAGACACAAATTTTTTGTGGCCTTATACCAACATAACAAAGATATTATTTCAAACAATGCATATGCAGATAATTTAATACGAAACTTTATAGAAGCAACACCCAAAAGGtattagatatatatatatatatatatatttttttttattttttttatttgtaattatttcgtacattttttgttcttgtacaaaaaatataaatctGTGTTACATACAATGcgtatatataaaagtataGCATTTTATGTGCGCGAAAAGACAAAATGtgtatattaaaagaataatgataatatgaattaCATTAATAgatacatacatacatataatatatatatatatatatatatatatatatatatgtatgtatgtatttttttttttctttatattttacaaatgcacacataatttttttttttattaacatttGCATCATTCTCATAAACTATAATTTACCATAGAGAAATTTTGCATATAATAAACTAagttaaatataataaaaaattattattatattataatttatatatggaATAAAACAAATGTCGCTGAATTATGGACTTGATgaaataatacaaataaaatgCTCCTACataatagaaaaatataaaaataagttgaaaaaattaaaagagTACAAGCATgtaaataaagaaataatatatatatatatatatatatatttatgtaggaagaatatattttattgttattatttctttttatttttcacaattgaaaaagataaagaaaaaaaaaaaaaaaaaatttgtcAAAACTTTGACCTAAAATGCATTTTTCTGTTTCATCTTTTTTAGGCCttaaaagaagaatatgaaaaaaaaaacaaggCCCATTACGTAAATAGATATATGTTTAAcgtaatatattaaaagaatgaatatgaatatatatttatatggtCAACATTTAATctctatattatataatttattatctttggatatcatattttttagaaagaaaaagaacaaaTATTTAAGGATATACGTACATATaaggaaaaatatgaacTTGAAACcttagaaaaaataaaagaaaagtaCAACAACTATTTCGctgatatttttttatatgagcaagaatattatcaatgtatatataaagtcTTCAAAAATTTGCTACtaaaaaaggaagaaattgatgaaaaagaaaaacaagtcatcaaattatatgtatattaataggacataatgaaaaaaaaaaaaaaaaaaaaaatatacatccatataaacatatatatatatatatatatatataattatataatttgtcaaatatgtatttttttggtttttatttttttaggAATATGCACACATGATGCTCTctgataaaaatataaatgtagAATTTGAAAATTTTGAAAACACTAATAAAAAAACTTTTAGTTTGTATGATATTAAaacatatgaatataagaaaaaaatagataatattcataatgCTGATAACTTAGAAAatctttataatatcaATGTAAATGAAATTTATGAAAGTATCCTTCTTGATCAgaatgatgataattataCTTACATGTTTAACACTAATAAGAGctttaataaattaaaaggTGAATATGATGAAATAAAGCATATTCCccaaaataataataataataataataataatattatgtttaCCTCAAATTTTGATGAGTACAATTATTCTATGAATGATATTAATCCTATATCAACAATAAGTCAGGTAAAAATCATGgatcatataaataaggaAGATATggtaaataatattgataaaaatgataatacaAACAAATCAGATATTGTTATTAATTATGTGAATCAAAATGTTCATCAGAGTGGAATAGATATtcaacaaaataatatatctgAAAAAAGGGAAGCGTCAAATGATAATGAAacatacataaaaaataaaaaaccaaaagaaaataaaagtgAAGAAATTATTACGAATTCAACGGAGGATTTTGATATGCAAGAAAATGTAgaagatgaaaatataaaaagtgaaattaataatcatataagaaacaatttaaaagacaacaatattttcaaaaaagATACTTCATAcgaagaaataaatatagaaaaaggtgacgaaaatatatttcctCAAAATGATGATGAGAAGGTACAACAAagtaaatttttaaaaaaaagtgtAAGTACTACAAATGAGGTTTTAGGAAATGATATTTACAattcacatatattaaataatagtcatgatataaattcaaatattaaatatggaaaaagtgaaaattatataaatacacTTGATCTACAAAAATTACATAgagatattataaataatgtagAAGCAAATAGGGAAGCTAAATCTGAGacacacaaaaaaatagaagaattagatgatattattgaaaataatatagattttaatatatccaGTTATTTCAGTGGAAACT is part of the Plasmodium reichenowi strain SY57 chromosome 12, whole genome shotgun sequence genome and harbors:
- a CDS encoding hypothetical protein (conserved Plasmodium protein, unknown function); its protein translation is MVQDNKSRLLILNDVKNYYNKIFTSEVLISLQKDIKLEDLMFSYNYYSHLIYENYNVDEVYVIPSDYLNSDDDLDYNINDNDELKCFLLREEERMNKRKANYRYSNDEMINYFDPLTSEEEFEEKIEKTFEFLNNLLLSIDVGNNDMNNNHLDGSNSSNKLHLINQICINLNVRKEDDNIYKLCNIEVDRSQINQITLIIIAYIITSIFKLSMGRKLIFSNKNINNMLFRSLHLQNIYIQIYTMKNLKKYIVEDGELCDIIHLKMIKVCLFSKSLCSFNRANHILLLLLREKKNYCHDIFDFYFLRKLKHSLEHSDNIERLRLLDFITDCINVTNDENVCNLFKLKVESSQYKTAFSKNENTNVNNNNNNNNNNNNNNSNSNNNNGINIDISQLYNADIQLKVDKQFNGDYDESNDEHIYTDNIIFSQVHGLKDIMNKHNYKIKDIYLMIRINLYKYLHMIYLKDDLLLKINVLEIFSKLIQNIQYCDGLHMESCYFLHNVLYDLKEKDDYILHLSIINSLISYSSMNESVLHYLINSHSNILIKTILQYIDNKESDVEKLIVGIRAFGFFFSYKESSNLLLNLNKNAHLVVINHISTHSNTNVLLHSINIWLKILISKPMDDIWFKNIIHSILLEKVILILKEIDDNNIQTNIFKLLHLMIPYDIVTTILNEQWIIKSLHDEFENKAYDLKISRHKFFVALYQHNKDIISNNAYADNLIRNFIEATPKRY
- a CDS encoding hypothetical protein (conserved Plasmodium protein, unknown function), with translation MSLNYGLDEIIQIKCSYIIEKYKNKLKKLKEYKHALKEEYEKKNKAHYVNRYMFNKEKEQIFKDIRTYKEKYELETLEKIKEKYNNYFADIFLYEQEYYQCIYKVFKNLLLKKEEIDEKEKQVIKLYEYAHMMLSDKNINVEFENFENTNKKTFSLYDIKTYEYKKKIDNIHNADNLENLYNINVNEIYESILLDQNDDNYTYMFNTNKSFNKLKGEYDEIKHIPQNNNNNNNNNIMFTSNFDEYNYSMNDINPISTISQVKIMDHINKEDMVNNIDKNDNTNKSDIVINYVNQNVHQSGIDIQQNNISEKREASNDNETYIKNKKPKENKSEEIITNSTEDFDMQENVEDENIKSEINNHIRNNLKDNNIFKKDTSYEEINIEKGDENIFPQNDDEKVQQSKFLKKSVSTTNEVLGNDIYNSHILNNSHDINSNIKYGKSENYINTLDLQKLHRDIINNVEANREAKSETHKKIEELDDIIENNIDFNISSYFSGNFDDIINKEDLLENEKSNILNENSLIINNDQTIEYVNNQNINSKPSSITKTENLHIYNNNDEEYQYIKMYNENNNQIQSSLFQTFNNFKNDYNIQIERMNTFENYAQEINILENYEHIMNSLNLDNTLIQNKNNKSDENAMLNITNIHDIINYMSNHITKN